The Kineococcus mangrovi genomic interval ACGCAGGCGGTGAGGGCGGCGAAGGCGGGGAAGAGGAAGGACATCCCGGTCGGCGCGACGGTCGCGGCGAAGACCGCGCCGGCGATCGTGAGCCGGAGCCAGACGCGGTTGTCCAGGCGACCGCCACCGATCCACCGCTGCACCGGGTCCACCCGCAGCAGCAGGGCCACCGGCCAACCGAGCACCTGCGTCCACCAGGGTGACAGCACGGCCTCCTCGGGCAGCACCCACCAGACCAGGCCCGACAGGACGGCGGTGCCCACGACGGCGCCGGCGAGGGGCGCACCCCTGGAGAGCGGACTCCCCGCGACGGGCCCGACACGGCGACGGCCGTTGATCTCGCGCGCACCGCCCGCCACACCGCCTCCAGAGCTCGACCCGTCGTGGCCCGGGACCCGTCTCGCCCCCAGGGACCATCGGTGCCGGTCGCAGCGCGCTCGATCCGGCGAACGAGTGAGCAGCCCCTCTCCCGGTCGGCGCGGTGCCGCGCCGGGGGTCAGTGCGCCGCGCGGCGGCTCCGGACCAGCGTCACGACGAGGACGACCACGGCACCCACGACGAGCCCGAGGACCGCGCTGCACGCCGTGTCGACGAGCCAGCCCAGCACCCCGCCGACCCCGGCGACGCCGTGGACGGCCCCCTCGAGGTGGTGCACGACGTCGTGGAGGCCGTGGAACCCGAGCTCGTCGGTGCCGACGAGCAGGATGTGGCCGCCGACCCAGAGCATCGCGGCGGTGCCGACGACGGTGAGGACCGTCAGCAGCTTCGGCATGGCGGCCACCAGGCCGCGGCCGAACCGCGCGACACCGGCCGACGGGCGTTCGGCGAGCGCCAGGCCGACGTCGTCCATCTTGACGATGAGCCCGACGGCTCCGTAGACGAGCAGCGTGATCGCGACGCCGACGGCGACGAGGATGACGAGGCGGGACCAGAAGGGCTGGTCGGTGACCTCGTTGAGGGAGATGACCATGATCTCCGCGGACAGGATGAGATCGGTCCGGATCGCGCCGGACACGATCGTCTGCTCGTCCTTCGGGCCGTCGTCGTGGCCGTGGCCGTGCCCGGACACCTTGGCCCACACCTTCTCCGCGCCCTCGAAGGCGAGGTAGGCGCCGCCGAGCATGAGGATCGGGGTGAGGAGGAAGTCCGCGAACTGACTGAGCAGCAGGATCACCGGCAGGATGATCAGCAGCTTGTTCCGCAGCGAGCCGACCGCGATGCGTCGGACGATCGGCAACTCCCTCGCGGGTGACAGCCCGCGCACGTACTGCGGGGTGACGGCCGCGTCGTCGACGACGACCCCGGCGGCCTTCGCGCCGGCCCGGGCCGCGGCGGCCCCGACGTCGTCCATCGAGGCGGCCGCCGCCCGCGCGATGAGCGCGACGTCGTCGAGCAGGGCCACGAGTCCACCGGCCACGGCGTGTTCCTCCCAGGGTGCGTCGGGTGCCCTCCCAGGTTGTCACGCGGGGCCGGGACCTACCGCGGGATGCGCAGGTCGTACTGCGCCACCTTCCGGTACACCGTCGCGCGGCTCGTGCCGAGCTCGGCGGCCGCCTGCTTCACCGTCATCCCCGGGGTCGTGAGGACGCGGACGATCTCGTCGCGCTCGAGCGCCTCGAGTCGGGAGAGGCGGTGCCCGGAGCCGCTGAACACCTCCGGGGGCAGGTGCCGGGTGTCGATCGTGTCCGCCTGCAGCGCAGCGCGGCGCACGACCCGGTGCAGCTGGTCGACGTTCCCCGGCCACGGGCACGTCTCCAGGGCGCGGGCGGCCGCGGGGGTGATGTCGAGGTCACGGCCCCGCGTCTGCCGCACGACGTGGTGGGCCAGCGGCAGCACGTCACCGGGCCGGTCGCGCAGCGCGCGCACGGGCACGACGGCGTCGACGAGCCCGGCCAGCGGTGCGGGCACCTCGGCCAGGTCCTCGGCGGTGAGGACGACGGGCAGCCCCGGCCGGGCGGCGCGGGCCGCGACGACGAGCTTGCGCAGCTCCTCCGCCGCTCGCGCGGGCAGGGAGTCGACCTCACCGACGACGACGGAGGTGTCGGCCTTGCCGAGCTCGGGCGCCCACAGCGCGAGCCACGCGTCGAGGTCCTGCGGGGCCGGCGGGCTCGCGGACAGGATGCGGTCGCGGGGCCGGGCACGGCGCACCGCCTGCGCGAGCAGCGTGGACCGGCCGGTCCCCCGCTCCCCCACCGCGATCACGACGCGACCGGCGCGGACGGCGGTCTCGGCGCGCTGCACCGCGTCCCGCCACACCGCCGAGAGCGGCTGGACGCTGCCGCTGCCCGGTTCGAGGGTCCCGGCCCGCACGTGGAACACCTCACCGCGCGGGGCGGGGCGCGGTGAGCGCCCCCGCGAGCGGGCCAGCATCAGGGCCGACGTCGCGCCCGCGGCGGACTGCGCCAGGGCGAGCAGCAGCCTGCCGGGTTGCTCGGCCCACGTCGTGATGTTGACGCTGCCCTCCAGGCGCCCGCTCACGGGGTCCAGGACGGGCACGGCCGCGCACGTGTACCCGGCCAGGCTCGTGGAGTAGTGCTCCTGGGCCCGGACGACCGACGGCAGCCGGTCGGCCAGGGCGAGGCCGAGACCGCTCGTGCCGGCCTCGCGCTCGGAGAACGCGAACCCCGGGGCGAGGTGGACGGCGTCGAGGCTGCGCAGCAGCGACGTGTCCCCCGACAGGCGGTTCAGCACGAGGCCCTCGGCGTCGGTGAGCATGAGGCCGAGGGGTTCGTCGACGAGCGTGCGGTGCAGGTCGGTGAGCACCTCCCGGCCGCACTCGAAGAACAGCGACTCCCGCTCCCAGGTGCCGGAGAAGACGGGTTCGACGGCCTCGGTGGGCACGCCGTACTCGCTGCTGCGCCGCCAGGACGCGACCACCCGGTCCCCCACCGGCACCCCGGCGCGCAGCGGGTGCGGATCGGGACGTCGTCCAGGAGCTCCCTCGCCCACGGCCTCCCCCTCCCTCGGGTGCGACCACGGTACGTCCGGCGACCGCGACAGGACAGACCTCGGCGTCTCAAAGTGAGACACGGGGGACGCCCGCGGGAGCCGACTCCTGCCTACCGTCGTGCCAACGCACCGCCCCGTCACCGGAGATGGAGAGCAGCAGCATGTACACCAAGGACGGCGAGAAGTACTTCATCCTCGACGCGCACATCGCCCTGTGGGACGCGCGACCGGAGAACCAGCGCAACGTCCACGGCAAGCAGTTCATCGACTGCTTCTACGACTACCACCGCAACCTCAGCCCGGCCTCGGAGCTGTGGCCGTACGAGGAGTACCTGTACCAGGGCGGCGAACGCCTCGTGAGGGACCTGTTCCAGGACGGCTACGTCGACCACGCGATCTTCCAGCCGGCCCGGCTGGGGGAGTTCTACGTCAACGGGTTCGGTCAGACGAAGGAGGCGTTCGAGCTCGCCTCGGCCAACCCCGACAAGCTCACCTACAACCACTACTTCGACCCGCGCGACGGCGAGCGGGGACTGGACCGCCTGCGCCGGGACGCGCAGGAGATGCACCTCAAGGGCGTCAAGCTCTACACGGCGGACTGGCACGGCGACTCCCGCGGCTACAAGCTCAGCGACCCCTGGACGTACAGGTACCTCGAAGTGTGCCGCGAGGTCGGGATCAAGAACGTCCACGTGCACAAGGGACCCACGATCCGGCCGCTGGACCGCGACGCGTTCGACGTCGCCGACGTGGACCACGTCGCGACCGACTTCACGGACCTGAACTTCGTGGTGGAGCACTGCGGGCTGCCGCGCCTGGAGGACTTCTGCTGGATCGCCACGCAGGAACCGAACGTGTACGCCGGCCTCGCGGTCGCGATGCCGTTCATCCACACCCGGCCGCGCTACTTCGCGCAGATCATCGGCGAACTCCTCTACTGGCTCGACGAGAACCGGATCTTCTTCTCCAGCGACTACGCGCTGTGGACGCCGAAGTGGCTCGTCGAGACGTTCGTGGACTTCCAGATCCCCGAGGACATGAGCGAGTACGCGCCGCTGACGACGGACCAGAAGAAGAAGATCCTCGGCCTGAACGCCGCCGCGGTCTACGACATCCCCGTGCCGGCCGAGCTGCAGGTCGCGAACCCGCCGCAGCACGCCGAGCCGCAGGCCGTGGCGGTGGCGTGATGACCGCCGTCCTGCCCGACCTCCACGACGACCTGCGCGACAGGGCCTTCCAGGCGCTGTCCCAGGTCCTGGACCCCGAGCTCGACGAACCGATCACCGACCTGGGGTTCGTCCGCTCGCTCACGGTCGAGGAGGCGGACGTGGTGGTGCACCTGCGCCTGCCCACGTCCTTCTGCTCGCCGAACTTCGCCTACCTCATGGCCTCGGACGCCAAGGACGTGCTGAACGACCTGCCGTGGGTGCGGCGCGTCGTCGTCGAGCTCGACGACCACCACGACTCGGGCCTCATCAACGCGGGCCTCGCCGCCGACGCCGGGTACCGCGGGACGTTCCGGCACGAGGCCGAGCAGGACCTGGACGAGCTGCGCCTGACGTTCCGCCGCAAGGCGCACACGGCGGCGGTGGAACGTGCGCTGACGACGTTGCTGCGTTCCGACGCCGACCGTCGCGAGGAGGACCTCGGGGACGTCACGCTGGCCGACCTGCGCGACGAGCGGACCAGGGACGCCCTGCTGCGGCGGCGCGAGGCCCTCGGCCTGAGCACCGACCCGTCGGCGCCCGTCCTCGTCGACGACCACGGCACCCCGTACCCGCGCGAGGAGGTCCCGTCGCGGTTGCGCCGGGCCCGGTCGACGCGCATCTCCATCGACGGGAACGCGCACTTCTGCCGCGGCCTGCTCGCCACCCGCTACCCGGGGTCGGAAGCCGACCAGGCGTTCCGGCCCGAGGGGTCCGAACCCGCCGACCTGCGCGGGCACCACCCCCTGCTGCCCCTCGCCGTCGTCACCGGCGCCGCCACCAGTCCCAGGGAGTCCGCGTGAGCACCATGCGAGCCGTCCGCGTCACCGGGTACCACCAGAAGCTCGAGATGCGGGACGTCCCCGTCCCCGAGGTCACCGGCCCGCTCGACGTGATCGTCAAGATCGGCGGCGCCGGGGTGTGCCGCACGGACCTGCACATCCTCGAGGGCCAGTGGGCCGAGAAGTCCGGCGTCAGGCTGCCGTACACGATCGGGCACGAGAACGCCGGCTGGGTCGCGGCCGTCGGGTCGGCGGTCACCAACGTCGCCGAGGGGGACACGGTCATCCTGCACCCGAACATCACGTGCGGGTTGTGCCGGGCGTGCCGGTCGGGTGACGACGTGCACTGCGCGAACAAGGTGTTCCCCGGCATCGACAGCGACGGCGGGTACGCCGAGTTCCTCAAGACGTCGGCGCGCAGCGTCGTGAAGATCGACGACAGCCTCGAACCGTCCGACGTCGCCGCGCTGGCCGACGCCGGCCTCACCGCTTACCACGCGGCGGCCAAGGCGGCCCGGCGTCTGCGGCCCGTCGACCGCGTCGTCGTCATCGGCGCCGGCGGACTCGGGCACATCGGCATCCAGGTCCTCGCCGCCACGACGGCGGCCGAGATCGTCGTCGTCGACCGCAACCCCGAGGCGGTGGAGCTCGCGGAGTCGATCGGCGCGCACCACGGGATCGTCGCCGACGGGTCGCACGTCGAGCAGGTCCTCGACCTCACCGGGGGGCACGGGGCCGAGGTCGTCGTCGACTTCGTGGGTGAGGGCGGGTCGACGGCCCAGGGGCTGAAGATGCTGCGCGAGGCCGGCGACTACCACGTCGTCGGGTACGGCGAGAACATCGACGTCCCCACGATCGACGTCATCTCCACCGAGATCAACATCATCGGCAACCTCGTCGGCTCCTACAACGACCTCACGGAACTCATGGCCCTGGCCGCGCGCGGCCTGGTGAAGCTGCACACCGTGAAGCACGCCCTCGACGACTTCCAGACGGCGCTCGACGACCTCGACGGCGGGCGGGTGCGCGGCCGCGCCATCCTCGTCCCCTGACCGGCTCCACGCTCTCCGTCGCCGCGTGCGGCCAGGGACGAGGAGGGGCGCGAGACCGGGGCGGCGGGGCCGGCGACGTGGGAAGCGCGACGTCGACGGCACGCGTGGCGAACCGCCCGTCCGCGAGGAGCACGTGCAGGGTGGCCGTCGAGTCGCCGGGAACGCCGGGGAGGAACGGCCGGGAACCGCTCCTCACGACCTCGTCGGGGGCGGTCCATCCGCGGTTGCCGCCCGTGGGGCGTGCGGGTCAGCCGAGTCCGTAGCGACGTCGCCAGTCCACCTCGACCCCGGCCGCCTCCTCGGCGCCGAGACCGTCGACGACCGCGAGGTCGCGCGCCAGCCGGTCGATGACGTAGGCGAGGTCGATGCGGGTGAGGACGGACTGCGGCAGCGCGTCGGCCCCGTGCGCGGCTCCGAGGAACGCGGCCGTCACCGCGCCGACCGCGTCGGGGTGACCCGCCGACCCGGCGAGGCCGAGGGCGGCGTCCACGTCCCCGGGGTGGCTCAGGACGCAGTACGTGGCCCCCCACAGGGCAGCCGCGGCGCTGCCGCCCGGCGCACCGCTGCGCAGGACGACGCCCGAGGTGGGAGCTTCCCGCGAGGCGCGCACGGCGTCGTCGACGACGGCGACGGCCGCGAAGTCCACGCCGAGCAGGACCGCGTCGCGCAACCCCGAGGCGATCGCCTCGACGGGGTCGCCCGTGCGGAGCGCGGCGGCGGCGAGGAGGACGGCGAGGGCCGTGGGGGCGAAGACGCGGAGCCCGTGGGTGAGGGCGGCCGAGTCGACGGCCGCGGTAACCGCCCGTCGGGCGTCCCGTTCGACGTGAGCGGCCAGGGGCAGGGCGCGGACGAGGGCGTGCCAGCCGTCAGCGGTCGTGACGGGGTCCGCGGGCGTACCGGCACCACCGGCCACGAGGGCGCGGAGGGTGTCCCGCGGGTCGCCCGCGGCCCGGCTCAGCAGGGTGACCTCGTCCAGCCAGGCCGTGCGGGCAGCGGGCACCTGCGTGCCCTGGCGGACCTGCGCCCAGCGACGGTAGGCCTCGAGCAGGTCGGCGCGCGGGTCGACCGGCTGCTGCGGGCGCGCCCTCAAAGCCGTCCGGATGCCGGCTGCCGCGGTGAAGCACGCCAGCTGGGCGGCGACCCCGTGCTGCAGGACCCCCGTCGGCGCGGGCCTGGCGGCGATGACCTCCCCGACGGCCAGCCCGTGCAGGAGGCCGCGGACGCGGCGGACCCGCAGCGGACTGCGCGCGGGGCTGGGGACCTCGGTGCTCACCTCCCAGTCGTCGGTCGCGCAGCCGCGGCGGACGAGGTCTCGGGCGGGGAACCACCCGGATGGCATCGGCCGGGGCTCACGGAGGCTGCACGAGGTGGCCGTCCGCCGCCTCGTACTGCCCGCCCGCCGCGGCGACCTGGTCGCCCAACTGCTCGAGCCCGGCCGCCGCCTCCGCGGCCGCCTGCGCCAACGTGTCGAAGAGGGCCCGTGCCGCCGTGCTGGCTCGGCCGACGGCCCACGCACCACTGGTGTCCGCAGCCGATC includes:
- a CDS encoding ADP-ribosylglycohydrolase family protein, which encodes MSTEVPSPARSPLRVRRVRGLLHGLAVGEVIAARPAPTGVLQHGVAAQLACFTAAAGIRTALRARPQQPVDPRADLLEAYRRWAQVRQGTQVPAARTAWLDEVTLLSRAAGDPRDTLRALVAGGAGTPADPVTTADGWHALVRALPLAAHVERDARRAVTAAVDSAALTHGLRVFAPTALAVLLAAAALRTGDPVEAIASGLRDAVLLGVDFAAVAVVDDAVRASREAPTSGVVLRSGAPGGSAAAALWGATYCVLSHPGDVDAALGLAGSAGHPDAVGAVTAAFLGAAHGADALPQSVLTRIDLAYVIDRLARDLAVVDGLGAEEAAGVEVDWRRRYGLG
- a CDS encoding helix-turn-helix domain-containing protein, with the protein product MGEGAPGRRPDPHPLRAGVPVGDRVVASWRRSSEYGVPTEAVEPVFSGTWERESLFFECGREVLTDLHRTLVDEPLGLMLTDAEGLVLNRLSGDTSLLRSLDAVHLAPGFAFSEREAGTSGLGLALADRLPSVVRAQEHYSTSLAGYTCAAVPVLDPVSGRLEGSVNITTWAEQPGRLLLALAQSAAGATSALMLARSRGRSPRPAPRGEVFHVRAGTLEPGSGSVQPLSAVWRDAVQRAETAVRAGRVVIAVGERGTGRSTLLAQAVRRARPRDRILSASPPAPQDLDAWLALWAPELGKADTSVVVGEVDSLPARAAEELRKLVVAARAARPGLPVVLTAEDLAEVPAPLAGLVDAVVPVRALRDRPGDVLPLAHHVVRQTRGRDLDITPAAARALETCPWPGNVDQLHRVVRRAALQADTIDTRHLPPEVFSGSGHRLSRLEALERDEIVRVLTTPGMTVKQAAAELGTSRATVYRKVAQYDLRIPR
- a CDS encoding amidohydrolase family protein, whose protein sequence is MYTKDGEKYFILDAHIALWDARPENQRNVHGKQFIDCFYDYHRNLSPASELWPYEEYLYQGGERLVRDLFQDGYVDHAIFQPARLGEFYVNGFGQTKEAFELASANPDKLTYNHYFDPRDGERGLDRLRRDAQEMHLKGVKLYTADWHGDSRGYKLSDPWTYRYLEVCREVGIKNVHVHKGPTIRPLDRDAFDVADVDHVATDFTDLNFVVEHCGLPRLEDFCWIATQEPNVYAGLAVAMPFIHTRPRYFAQIIGELLYWLDENRIFFSSDYALWTPKWLVETFVDFQIPEDMSEYAPLTTDQKKKILGLNAAAVYDIPVPAELQVANPPQHAEPQAVAVA
- a CDS encoding NAD(P)-dependent alcohol dehydrogenase — translated: MRAVRVTGYHQKLEMRDVPVPEVTGPLDVIVKIGGAGVCRTDLHILEGQWAEKSGVRLPYTIGHENAGWVAAVGSAVTNVAEGDTVILHPNITCGLCRACRSGDDVHCANKVFPGIDSDGGYAEFLKTSARSVVKIDDSLEPSDVAALADAGLTAYHAAAKAARRLRPVDRVVVIGAGGLGHIGIQVLAATTAAEIVVVDRNPEAVELAESIGAHHGIVADGSHVEQVLDLTGGHGAEVVVDFVGEGGSTAQGLKMLREAGDYHVVGYGENIDVPTIDVISTEINIIGNLVGSYNDLTELMALAARGLVKLHTVKHALDDFQTALDDLDGGRVRGRAILVP
- a CDS encoding DUF808 domain-containing protein, producing MAGGLVALLDDVALIARAAAASMDDVGAAAARAGAKAAGVVVDDAAVTPQYVRGLSPARELPIVRRIAVGSLRNKLLIILPVILLLSQFADFLLTPILMLGGAYLAFEGAEKVWAKVSGHGHGHDDGPKDEQTIVSGAIRTDLILSAEIMVISLNEVTDQPFWSRLVILVAVGVAITLLVYGAVGLIVKMDDVGLALAERPSAGVARFGRGLVAAMPKLLTVLTVVGTAAMLWVGGHILLVGTDELGFHGLHDVVHHLEGAVHGVAGVGGVLGWLVDTACSAVLGLVVGAVVVLVVTLVRSRRAAH
- a CDS encoding iron-sulfur cluster assembly protein, with the protein product MTAVLPDLHDDLRDRAFQALSQVLDPELDEPITDLGFVRSLTVEEADVVVHLRLPTSFCSPNFAYLMASDAKDVLNDLPWVRRVVVELDDHHDSGLINAGLAADAGYRGTFRHEAEQDLDELRLTFRRKAHTAAVERALTTLLRSDADRREEDLGDVTLADLRDERTRDALLRRREALGLSTDPSAPVLVDDHGTPYPREEVPSRLRRARSTRISIDGNAHFCRGLLATRYPGSEADQAFRPEGSEPADLRGHHPLLPLAVVTGAATSPRESA